One genomic window of Roseateles sp. DAIF2 includes the following:
- the rfaE1 gene encoding D-glycero-beta-D-manno-heptose-7-phosphate kinase — MKTNAAGLPGRELLAQRRVLVVGDVMLDRYWYGAVDRISPEAPVPVVRVEREEERLGGAANVALNVKVLGARATLLTVVGQDEPARRLRELLHAQGVETALRDDPKLNTIVKLRVIGRAQQLIRVDFENEPDHEVLGEMLDAFQEQLARHDVVLFSDYGKGGLTHIPRMIELARAAGKPVLIDPKGRDYRRYAGASVITPNRAELAQVTGAWGDEAELLRKVGQLRSDIDVGAVLLTRSEEGMTLFDAEGVTHEPARAREVFDVTGAGDTVIATLAVLLSAGLPLSQAMRLANKAGGIVVGKFGTATVSYEELSA, encoded by the coding sequence ATGAAGACGAATGCCGCAGGCTTGCCCGGCCGCGAGTTGCTGGCCCAGCGCCGCGTGCTGGTGGTGGGGGATGTGATGCTGGACCGTTACTGGTACGGCGCGGTGGATCGCATCTCCCCGGAGGCGCCGGTACCGGTGGTGCGGGTGGAGCGCGAGGAGGAGCGCCTGGGCGGCGCGGCCAATGTGGCGCTCAACGTCAAGGTCCTGGGCGCGCGCGCGACCCTGCTGACCGTGGTGGGCCAGGACGAGCCCGCGCGCCGGTTGCGCGAGCTCCTGCATGCGCAAGGGGTCGAGACCGCGCTGCGCGACGACCCCAAGCTCAACACCATCGTCAAGCTGCGCGTGATCGGCCGCGCCCAGCAACTGATCCGCGTGGACTTCGAGAACGAGCCCGACCATGAGGTGCTGGGCGAGATGCTGGATGCCTTCCAGGAGCAATTGGCCCGGCATGATGTGGTGCTGTTCTCCGACTATGGCAAGGGCGGGCTGACCCATATCCCGCGCATGATCGAGCTGGCCCGTGCCGCCGGCAAGCCGGTGCTGATCGACCCCAAGGGCCGCGACTACCGCCGCTATGCCGGCGCCAGCGTGATCACGCCGAATCGCGCCGAACTGGCACAGGTGACCGGCGCCTGGGGCGACGAGGCCGAACTGCTGCGCAAGGTGGGGCAGCTGCGTTCGGACATCGATGTCGGCGCGGTGCTGCTGACGCGCTCGGAGGAGGGCATGACCCTGTTCGACGCCGAGGGCGTGACCCATGAGCCGGCGCGTGCGCGCGAGGTCTTCGACGTCACCGGCGCGGGCGACACCGTGATCGCCACCCTGGCCGTGCTGCTCAGCGCCGGCCTGCCGCTGAGCCAAGCGATGCGCCTGGCCAACAAGGCGGGCGGCATCGTGGTTGGCAAGTTCGGCACCGCGACGGTCAGCTACGAGGAGCT
- a CDS encoding SIS domain-containing protein: MSSLFLRNLAEHQQLMAGLHALEPAVQSAGQQLARILGAGGKLMFCGNGGSAADSQHLASELTGRFIKDRRPLAAIALSTDSSALTCIGNDYAFDQVFARQLTALARSGDGLVAISTSGNSGNVLRAVEAARVLGVFTLGLLGRDGGQLAGLCDAAIIVPHAVTARIQEAHILIGHTLCGVIEAEMGLD, from the coding sequence ATGAGTTCCCTGTTTCTTCGCAATCTCGCCGAACATCAGCAACTGATGGCCGGGCTGCATGCCCTGGAGCCGGCCGTCCAGTCGGCCGGGCAGCAGCTGGCGCGCATCCTCGGCGCGGGCGGCAAGCTGATGTTCTGCGGCAACGGCGGTTCGGCCGCGGACAGCCAGCATCTGGCATCCGAGCTGACCGGGCGCTTCATCAAGGACCGGCGCCCGCTGGCGGCGATCGCGCTGAGCACGGACAGTTCGGCGCTGACCTGCATCGGCAACGACTATGCCTTCGACCAGGTGTTCGCCCGCCAGCTGACGGCGCTGGCACGCAGCGGTGACGGCCTGGTCGCGATCTCCACCTCGGGCAATTCGGGCAATGTGCTGCGGGCGGTCGAGGCGGCCAGAGTCCTGGGCGTCTTCACGCTGGGCCTGCTGGGCCGCGATGGCGGCCAACTGGCCGGGCTCTGCGACGCGGCCATCATCGTGCCGCATGCGGTGACGGCCCGCATCCAGGAGGCCCATATCCTGATCGGCCATACCTTGTGCGGCGTGATCGAAGCCGAGATGGGCCTGGACTGA